Proteins encoded by one window of Engraulis encrasicolus isolate BLACKSEA-1 chromosome 23, IST_EnEncr_1.0, whole genome shotgun sequence:
- the LOC134440614 gene encoding uncharacterized protein LOC134440614 yields the protein MLLRVSFGGVQKYIKMLELTFDDFLREVSLKFNIPEDRWLDLKVYDQSNTEVDAEVFEELVKEFHGPFLVSLANEAPGNPQFTSSPGSTASDDTVILNFSLLEPAEEPLEPAEEPLEPAEEPVAAQGSQPKRPCRINYEAKTLIEKILTTKPGGDRIIEEYAKTKSITDSTRRRLINILAAEMTETHGTSPPRSVKVMYAQGIIALFPYLEDPYSQNGYLVGQAMDVLHPLLPKS from the exons ATGCTGTTGCGTGTCTCATTTGGTGGAGTGCAGAAGTACATAAAGATGCTTGAACTGACGTTTGATGATTTCTTGAGAGAAG TGAGTTTGAAGTTCAACATCCCCGAAGACAGATGGTTGGACCTCAAAGTTTATGACCAGTCTAACACAGAGGTAGACGCCGAAGTTTTTGAGGAGCTCGTAAAAGAGTTCCATGGACCTTTCCTAGTTTCATTGGCCAATGAAGCACCTG GTAACCCTCAGTTCACATCATCTCCAGGGTCTACTGCATCTGACGACACAGTGATCCTCAACTTCTCCCTGcttgagccagctgaggaaccccttgagccagctgaggaaccccttgagccagctgaggaaccCGTTGCAGCCCAAGGCAGTCAACCTAAAAGGCCTTGCCGCATCAACTATGAAGCAAAAACT CTGAttgaaaaaatcctgactacaaagCCTGGAGGTGACCGTATCATCGAGGAGtatgcaaaaacaaaatcaatcacAGATTCAACCAGAAGACGGCTCATCAACATACTTGCTGCAGAAATGACGGAAACACATGG GACCTCGCCGCCGCGGAGTGTGAAAGTGATGTATGCACAGGGGATTATCGCTCTGTTTCCATATCTTGAAgacccatactcacagaatggctAT ttgGTGGGCCAGGCCATGGACGTACTACACCCTTTACTGCCGAAGTCCTGA